A part of Rhodamnia argentea isolate NSW1041297 chromosome 8, ASM2092103v1, whole genome shotgun sequence genomic DNA contains:
- the LOC125316181 gene encoding uncharacterized protein LOC125316181: protein MEAGSSGFSAMATPVFTGENYQAWAVKMTAFLEGHDLWEAVENDYEIAPLPNNPTLNQIKFHKERTTRKAKAKSCLYVSVSPHIFTRIMRCDSAKTIWDYLKDEYEGDEKIRSMKVLNLLREFERQLMKDSESVKEYSDRLIEIAEKIRVLGTDLKDERLVQKILLSLPEKFEATIASPENTRDLADIKLAELLSAPAAQEQRRLDEKRRA, encoded by the coding sequence ATGGAGGCAGGATCAAGTGGATTCTCTGCAATGGCTACTCCGGTCTTTAccggggaaaattatcaagcttGGGCTGTCAAGATGACAGCATTCTTGGAGGGTCATGATCTATGGGAGGCTGTGGAGAATGATTATGAGATTGCTCCGCTTCCAAACAATCCGACCTTGAATCAGATAAAGTTCCATAAAGAGAGAACCACAAGGAAGGCCAAGGCAAAGTCTTGCCTGTATGTTTCTGTCTCACCCCATATCTTCACAAGGATCATGAGATGTGATTCTGCAAAGACAATATGGGATTACTTGAAGGATGAATacgagggagatgagaagataaGAAGCATGAAGGTGTTGAATCTCTTAAGGGAGTTTGAGAGACAACTGATGAAGGATTCAGAGTCGGTGAAGGAATACTCCGATAGGCTGATTGAGATAGCTGAAAAGATCAGAGTTTTAGGGACCGACTTGAAGGATGAAAGGCTGGTTCAAAAGATCCTGCTGTCTCTTCCAGAGAAGTTTGAAGCCACCATAGCTTCTCCGGAAAATACAAGAGATTTAGCCGACATAAAGCTTGCAGAATTGTTAAGTGCCCCTGCAgcacaagaacaaagaagaCTCGATGAGAAGAGAAGAGCCTGA
- the LOC115732657 gene encoding receptor-like protein EIX2 translates to MARKISFIELLPLLVLSGLPFPGTVKFALSTWGIASGCFASEREALTKLKGGFTDPSGRLASWVGKDCCKWRGIVCSNLTGRVVEINLHNPYVGDDLSGDLKPGQALGGEISPSLLDVKELNYLDLSMNNFEGTKIPRFIGSLKQLRYLNLSGASFGGLIPPSLGNLSRLQYLDLSDCFAETSQNDLLWLPGLSSLRYLNLGAVDLSKAADYWLRAINSLPSLTELRLPNCFLSKLPLSLPFINVTSLEVLDLSNNNFNSTSPRWLFNLTRLLCLDLNSNNLGGELPDEFANLASLQELDMSQNSYLEGWLPKSLGSLCDLRVLILSLNRITGEITDSIDGLARCNDSKLENLDLWDNRLSGNLPDSLGKLKRLRYLQFGQNSFQGSIPQSIGNSSLKELCVTHNRMSGIPESFGQLSTLAAAALSENLWEGVVTERHLANLSSLEQLDLNKASPNISLAFKIAPDWIPPFKLRYLNIRSCQLGPEFPTWLRNQNNLKTVVLNNANISGTIPDWFLQMNLQLDELDVAYNRLTGEPPTSLLFVDDQSNVDLSSNLYEGPLPIWSSNVTTLYLRDNRFSGPIPPNIGELMPCLTDLDISGNGLNGTIPLSIGNMTNLTTLVISNNFLSGEIPRFWSSLSLLWILDMSNNSLSGPIPSEVGFLSSLRFFILSDNNLSGKLPSSLRNCSSLDSLDLGENNFSGNIPAWIAGSIPSLLILSLRSNSFTGEIPSQTCHLSNLHIVDLSHNSLTGSIPQCIGNLTGMKLELTDADSVRYEGFLTLVAKGRFIQYGQSILYLVKSLDLSDNRLSGEIPEGLTSLVRLGTLNLSMNHLTGKIPIHIGNLEWLETLDLSSNNLSGPIPLSMTDLTKLNHLNLSYNDFSGKIPTANQFQTFNDPAIYECNVGLCGIPLPELCPGDEKQPESPDDGGGNSESDDRDDDLDYFWLFLSIGLGFFVGFWGVCGPLIVRKSWREAYYGFADRMKNKLVALVASRAG, encoded by the coding sequence ATGGCTCGTAAGATCTCCTTCATTGAGCTTCTACCTCTCCTGGTCCTATCAGGACTTCCATTTCCTGGAACTGTGAAGTTCGCGCTTTCCACTTGGGGAATCGCTTCAGGTTGCTTCGCAAGCGAAAGAGAAGCGCTCACCAAGCTGAAAGGTGGCTTCACGGATCCTTCGGGCCGGCTCGCTTCGTGGGTCGGGAAAGACTGCTGCAAATGGAGAGGAATTGTATGCAGCAACCTGACTGGGCGAGTGGTCGAGATTAACCTCCACAACCCGTATGTGGGTGATGATCTAAGCGGCGATCTCAAGCCGGGACAAGCTCTGGGGGGTGAGATCAGTCCTTCTCTGCTCGATGTAAAAGAGTTGAACTACTTGGATTTGAGCATGAACAATTTTGAAGGCACCAAAATCCCCAGATTCATTGGTTCGCTAAAGCAGCTGAGATACCTCAATCTATCGGGCGCGTCTTTCGGCGGACTGATTCCTCCGAGTCTCGGGAACCTTTCGCGATTGCAGTATCTGGACCTCAGCGATTGTTTTGCCGAAACGAGCCAAAACGATCTTCTCTGGCTTCCTGGGCTTTCTTCCCTGAGATACCTTAATCTTGGAGCCGTTGATCTCAGTAAAGCCGCAGACTATTGGCTTCGAGCTATCAATTCGCTACCTTCTCTCACGGAGTTGCGCTTGCCCAACTGTTTCCTGTCAAAGcttcctctttctcttccaTTCATCAATGTCACATCGCTTGAGGTCCTCGATCTCTCGAACAATAACTTCAACTCTACATCGCCTCGGTGGCTGTTCAATCTCACTCGCCTCTTGTGTCTTGATCTAAACTCAAATAATCTCGGGGGCGAGCTTCCAGatgaatttgctaatttagcatCCCTACAAGAACTCGACATGTCCCAGAATTCGTACCTCGAAGGTTGGCTTCCGAAATCCTTGGGGAGCTTATGTGATTTGCGTGTCCTAATCCTTTCTCTCAATAGAATCACTGGTGAGATAACTGATTCTATTGACGGGTTAGCTCGATGCAACGATAGCAAGTTGGAAAATCTGGACTTGTGGGACAATAGGTTGTCTGGTAATTTGCCAGATTCTCTAGGAAAATTAAAGAGGCTAAGGTACCTCCAATTTGGGCAGAATTCATTTCAAGGTTCCATTCCACAGTCGATTGGAAACTCGTCATTGAAAGAGCTTTGCGTTACCCACAACAGGATGAGTGGGATTCCTGAAAGTTTCGGGCAACTGTCGACACTGGCCGCAGCGGCACTCTCCGAGAACTTGTGGGAAGGAGTCGTGACAGAGCGTCACCTAGCAAACCTCTCGAGCCTCGAGCAACTTGATTTGAATAAAGCCTCCCCAAACATTTCCTTGGCATTCAAGATAGCCCCTGATTGGATTCCTCCCTTCAAGCTCAGGTACCTTAACATCAGGTCTTGCCAATTGGGTCCCGAGTTTCCTACTTGGCTCAGGAATCAAAACAACCTCAAGACCGTGGTGTTGAACAACGCTAACATTTCAGGAACCATACCCGATTGGTTCTTGCAGATGAATCTGCAATTAGATGAACTAGACGTCGCATATAATCGACTCACCGGCGAGCCACCCACCTCGCTGTTGTTTGTAGATGACCAGTCTAATGTCGACTTGAGTTCTAACCTCTACGAAGGTCCTCTTCCTATCTGGTCTTCCAACGTGACCACACTGTATCTCAGAGATAATCGCTTCTCGGGTCCCATTCCTCCCAACATCGGTGAACTGATGCCTTGCCTGACAGATTTAGATATATCTGGGAATGGCCTAAATGGTACCATTCCCTTGTCCATTGGGAATATGACCAATTTGACAACCTTAGTTATCTCCAACAACTTCCTATCAGGAGAAATACCGCGGTTCTGGAGCAGCTTGTCCTTGCTGTGGATTCTCGACATGTCGAACAATAGCCTTTCGGGTCCAATACCGAGCGAGGTCGGCTTTCTTTCCTCTCTCAGGTTCTTCATACTCAGTGACAACAATCTCTCTGGCAAACTTCCGTCCTCCTTGCGGAACTGCAGCTCTTTGGACAGTCTCGATCTAGGCGAGAACAATTTCTCAGGAAACATTCCGGCATGGATCGCAGGGAGCATTCCTTCGTTGCTGATTTTGAGCCTGCGGTCGAATTCTTTTACTGGGGAAATTCCCTCTCAGACATGCCATCTTTCGAATCTCCACATAGTAGACCTCTCCCACAACAGCTTGACAGGATCAATCCCGCAATGCATCGGAAACTTAACGGGCATGAAATTGGAGCTCACGGATGCTGACTCGGTGAGGTACGAGGGATTCTTGACCTTGGTGGCCAAAGGAagatttattcaatatggtcaaaGCATTCTTTACCTCGTCAAGAGTTTGGACCTCTCGGACAACCGTTTGTCGGGGGAGATTCCCGAAGGGCTAACGAGCCTCGTGAGGTTGGGGACCTTGAATTTGTCCATGAACCATCTGACCGGAAAAATACCGATCCACATTGGGAACTTGGAATGGCTGGAGACTCTCGACTTGTCGAGCAACAATCTCTCAGGGCCGATTCCTCTGAGCATGACCGATTTAACAAAGCTGAATCACTTGAACCTGTCGTACAACGACTTTTCAGGCAAAATCCCGACGGCCAACCAGTTCCAAACCTTCAACGACCCAGCGATTTACGAGTGCAACGTGGGCCTCTGTGGGATTCCATTGCCCGAGTTATGCCCTGGAGACGAGAAACAGCCAGAGTCTCCTGACGATGGCGGCGGAAACAGCGAGAGCGACGACAGGGACGATGATCTCGATTATTTCTGGCTCTTCCTGAGCATCGGGCTCGGTTTCTTTGTCGGGTTCTGGGGCGTTTGCGGCCCTTTGATCGTAAGGAAGTCCTGGAGAGAGGCTTACTACGGTTTCGCAGACAGGATGAAGAACAAGCTAGTAGCACTCGTCGCGAGTCGGGCAGGCTAG
- the LOC115741262 gene encoding uridine/cytidine kinase UKL1, chloroplastic has translation MVHESKAIDLAMEAASGAHFSGLRLDGLLSSPSSSPRAAAAAGPWPDPSTPGRREPFLIGVSGGTASGKTTVCDMIIQQLHDHRVVLVNQDSFYRGLTPEESERVHEYNFDHPDAFDTDQLLDCIQTLKSGQSYQVPIYDFKTHRRCSDSFRQVNASDVIILEGILVFHDQRVRNLMNMKIFVDTDADVRLARRIRRDTVERGRDIDSVLEQYAKFVKPAFDDFVHPSKKYADVIIPRGGDNHVAIDLIVQHIHTKLGQHDLCKIYSNVYVIQSTFQIRGMHTLIRDRDISKHDFVFYSDRLIRLVVEHGLGHLPFTEKQVVTPTGSLYTGVDFCKKLCGVSIVRSGESMENALRACCKGIKIGKILIHRDGDNGKQLIYEKLPKDISERHVLLLDPVLATGNSANQAIQLLIQEGVPESHIIFLNLISAPEGIHCVSKRFPSLKIVTSEIDVALNEEFRVIPGMGEFGDRYFGTDD, from the exons ATGGTGCATGAGTCCAAGGCCATCGACTTGGCCATGGAGGCGGCCTCCGGGGCCCACTTCTCCGGCCTCCGACTGGACGGCCTCCTCTCCtcgccctcctcctctccccgcgccgccgccgccgccggccccTGGCCAGATCCCAGCACTCCCGGGCGGAGGGAGCCGTTTCTCATCG GTGTTTCTGGAGGTACTGCTTCTGGCAAGACCACAGTTTGTGACATGATTATACAGCAACTTCATGATCACCGCGTCGTGCTTGTTAACCAG GATTCTTTTTACCGTGGTTTGACCCCTGAAGAGTCGGAGCGGGTTCATGAGTATAACTTTGATCATCCTG atgcttttgacACTGATCAGCTTCTAGACTGCATTCAAACGCTCAAATCGGGTCAATCTTATCAGGTTCCGATATATGATTTTAAGACTCATCGTCGCTGCTCTGATAGCTTTCGTCAG GTGAATGCATCGGACGTTATTATTTTGGAGGGAATCCTGGTTTTCCATGATCAAAGAGTCCGGAATTTGatgaacatgaaaatatttgttgacaCAG ATGCTGATGTGAGGCTGGCTCGAAGAATAAGACGTGACACGGTTGAGAGGGGTAGAGATATAGATTCTGTCCTTGAACAG TACGCAAAGTTTGTCAAGCctgcttttgatgattttgttcaTCCTTCAAAGAAGTATGCTGATGTAATCATACCCAGGGGAGGCGACAATCATGTTGCAATTGATTTGATCGTGCAACATATTCATACAAAGCTTGGTCAGCATGACCTATGCAAAATATATTCGAATGTATACGTTATTCAGTCGACATTTCAG ATAAGAGGCATGCACACACTGATTCGAGATCGCGACATATCAAAGCATGATTTTGTCTTCTATTCTGATCGACTTATTCGGCTG GTGGTAGAGCATGGGCTTGGTCATTTGCCATTTACTGAGAAACAAGTGGTTACTCCAACAG GATCATTATATACTGGAGTTGATTTTTGCAAGAAATTATGTGGAGTTTCTATTGTTCGAAG TGGAGAGAGCATGGAAAATGCATTACGTGCTTGCTGCAAAGggataaaaattggaaaaattctgATTCACCGAGATGGAGACAATGGGAAACAG CTTATATATGAGAAACTTCCCAAAGATATATCTGAACGTCATGTTTTGCTCCTAGATCCGGTTCTAGCTACAG GTAATTCTGCTAATCAAGCGATCCAGCTACTCATCCAGGAAGGCGTTCCAGAGTCCCACATAATATTCCTGAATCTCATCTCt GCTCCTGAAGGAATCCATTGCGTCTCCAAAAGATTCCCCTCCTTGAAAATTGTGACTTCCGAGATTGATGTTGCGCTGAATGAAGAGTTTCGTGTTATTCCGGGTATGGGTGAGTTCGGTGATCGTTACTTTGGTACTGACGATTGA